In Fusarium oxysporum Fo47 chromosome VII, complete sequence, the following proteins share a genomic window:
- a CDS encoding cytochrome P450, producing the protein MMETVEIPEPSGLPLLGNITSINPEFPLGSMVSLAEQYGEIYRLKFPGRSVVFLSTQALVNETCNEKRFKKCVNSALTELREGVHDGLFTAKLGEENWGIAHRVLMPAFGPLSIQSMFDEMHDIASQLALKWARYGPDSPIMVTDDFTRLTLDTLALCSMGYRFNSYYSPVLHPFIKAMGDFLTEAGEKPRRLPLPGIVYRERDRKYQQDIDTLRSTAKEVLDARKAGGSTRKDLLTAMLEGVDTKTGKKMTDESIMDNLITFLIAGHETTSGLLSFAFYQLLTHPDTYQLAQKEVDQVVGKGPIQVVHLSKLPYLNGVLRETLRLNATLPLFTVEAFEDTLLGGKYPVKAGETILNLLAKSQLDPTVFGDDANEFKPERMFDENFARLNKEFPNSWKPFGNGMRGCIGRPFAWQEALLVMVMLLQNFNFVLDPNYQLGFKQTLTIKPKDMYMRAILRDNLTPTTLERRLAGLSVSAVEMANAANGGKSTDAKEGVPMTILYGSNSGTCESLAQRVATDAVAHGFHVAKIDCLDTANGNLPTNQPVVIITSSYEGKPPDNAGHFVAWLEKTEQAAKLFSNVSYAVFGCGHKDWVQTFHRIPKLVDETLERFGATRLIDIGLSDVSENMVFSDFETWEDNILWPALEERYKPESKKNSTDKGLSVKSSNLRALTLRQDVKEATVVATKTLTSSTNAKSKKKHIEIQLPEGTQYRAGDYLAVLPINSQDVVRRALRRLRLPMDAHLEITSSTPTALPTDTCVSALELFSSYVELLQPATKRNLLTIAEAAPDSETKVAVTSLSEDNYIEEVSNKRVSVLEILERYPSVELPIRDFLQMLPSIRIRQYSISSSPLWNQSRATITFSVLQGPALSGQGTYNGVATSHLDSLAEGDTLQVAIRSSPAAFSLPSSPERTPIICVAAGSGLAPFRGFIQQRAMIYESGRKLAPALLFFGCRAPDQDDLYRDEFDNWQNLGAVDVRRAYSRHGEGCRYVQDRIWQDKEDFIELWEKGATVYVCGSRAMADSVREVMIRVRTEMEKRSGGEMDFDEAKKWFDEQRNVRYVMDVFD; encoded by the exons ATGATGGAGACTGTCGAAATTCCAGAGCCTTCAGGTTTGCCTCTTCTGGGTAACATTACATCAATCAACCCTGAGTTTCCTCTGGGGTCAATGGTATCGCTCGCTGAACAGTACG GCGAGATCTACCGTTTGAAATTCCCCGGCCGAAGTGTCGTGTTCCTTTCCACGCAGGCTTTGGTCAACGAGACATGTAACGAAAAGCGGTTCAAGAAGTGTGTTAATTCAGCACTCACT GAACTCCGAGAAGGAGTTCACGATGGGCTCTTTACA GCCAAACTCGGAGAGGAGAACTGGGGTATCGCTCACAGAGTGCTGATGCCAGCCTTTGGACCCTTGTCAATCCAGAGCATGTTCGACGAGATGCACGACATTGCCTCCCAACTTGCTCTCAAGTGGGCACGATACGGACCCGACTCGCCCATCATGGTGACCGATGACTTTACTCGTCTGACGCTCGACACACTGGCATTATGTTCTATGGGCTATAGATTCAACAGCTACTATTCCCCAGTTCTCCATCCTTTTATCAAGGCAATGGGTGATTTTCTCACAGAGGCTGGAGAAAAGCCTCGAAGATTGCCTTTACCTGGAATTGTCTACCGCGAGCGCGATCGCAAGTACCAACAGGATATCGACACCCTGAGAAGTACTGCGAAGGAGGTTCTCGACGCCAGAAAGGCTGGTGGAAGCACACGGAAGGACCTTTTGACAGCCATGCTTGAAGGTGTCGACACGAAAactggcaagaagatgacCGACGAGAGCATCATGGATAACTTGATCACCTTTCTTATTGCAGGGCACGAAACTACTTCAGGACTCTTATCTTTCGCTTTCTATCAGCTCCTCACACACCCAGATACCTACCAGCTTGCTCAGAAAGAGGTAGATCAAGTGGTCGGCAAAGGGCCTATTCAGGTGGTGCATCTCTCTAAACTTCCATACCTGAATGGTGTTTTGAGAGAAACCCTTCGCCTTAACGCGactctccctctcttcacTGTCGAGGCTTTTGAAGACACTCTCCTTGGGGGCAAGTATCCCGTCAAGGCTGGCGAAACaattctcaacctcctcgCAAAATCACAACTCGACCCCACGGTATTCGGCGACGACGCAAACGAGTTCAAGCCAGAACGCATGTTTGATGAAAACTTTGCCAGACTGAACAAGGAATTTCCTAACTCATGGAAACCCTTTGGTAACGGTATGCGAGGCTGTATCGGAAGGCCTTTTGCTTGGCAGGAAGCTCTACTCGTCATGGTTATGCTTCTGCAGAATTTCAATTTTGTTCTTGATCCTAACTATCAGCTCGGCTTCAAGCAGACCTTGACTATCAAGCCTAAAGATATGTATATGCGGGCGATCCTGAGGGACAACCTTACGCCAACCACTCTTGAGCGCCGGCTGGCCGGTCTGTCTGTTTCAGCAGTAGAAATGGCCAATGCGGCGAATGGCGGCAAGTCTACTGACGCTAAGGAGGGTGTCCCTATGACCATCTTGTATGGATCTAATAGTGGGACATGCGAGTCGTTGGCGCAGAGAGTTGCAACTGATGCCGTGGCGCATGGGTTCCACGTCGCCAAGATTGATTGTCTTGACACGGCAAATGGCAACCTACCCACCAACCAGCCTgttgtcatcatcacctcATCATACGAAGGCAAGCCTCCCGACAATGCTGGGCACTTTGTTGCCTGGCTTGAGAAGACTGAGCAAGCGGCCAAGCTATTCAGCAATGTCTCGTATGCCGTTTTTGGCTGTGGTCACAAGGATTGGGTACAGACCTTTCACCGCATTCCCAAGTTGGTGGACGAAACTCTAGAAAGGTTTGGCGCTACTAGACTCATCGACATAGGTCTCAGCGATGTATCTGAGAATATGGTCTTCAGTGACTTTGAGACCTGGGAAGATAACATTCTGTGGCCTGCTCTTGAAGAGCGCTATAAGCCCGAGTCCAAAAAGAATTCTACGGACAAGGGACTGAGCGTCAAGAGTTCTAACCTTAGGGCCCTTACCCTCCGTCAAGATGTCAAGGAGGCGACCGTGGTCGCAACCAAGACACTAACAAGCAGCACCAATGCCAaatccaagaagaagcacaTCGAGATACAATTGCCCGAAGGCACTCAATACAGAGCCGGAGACTACCTTGCTGTTCTGCCCATCAATTCTCAAGATGTAGTTCGCCGAGCactgaggaggttgaggcttCCAATGGATGCTCACTTGGAGATTACGAGCAGCACGCCAACGGCCCTCCCCACTGACACGTGTGTATCAGCGCTGGAGTTGTTCAGTTCTTACGTTGAACTTTTGCAGCCGGCCACAAAGAGG AACCTTCTTACTATTGCCGAAGCTGCGCCCGACTCAGAGACCAAAGTTGCAGTGACCTCGCTATCCGAGGACAATTATATCGAGGAAGTCAGCAACAAGCGTGTATCAGTTCTGGAAATCTTGGAACGGTATCCCTCTGTCGAACTACCTATCAGAGACTTCTTGCAGATGTTGCCATCTATACGAATTCGTCAATA CTCCATCTCCTCGTCTCCTCTATGGAACCAGTCTCGGGCCACAATCACTTTCTCGGTCCTCCAAGGACCCGCTTTGTCAGGTCAAGGCACGTACAACGGCGTCGCAACCTCTCACCTCGACTCTCTAGCTGAGGGTGACACGCTCCAAGTAGCCATCCGTTCATCACCTGCTGCTTTCAGCCTTCCCTCAAGCCCGGAACGTACACCCATAATTTGCGTTGCCGCTGGGTCAGGACTTGCGCCGTTCCGGGGTTTTATACAGCAACGAGCCATGATATACGAATCAGGTCGCAAGCTCGCGCCAGCTCTGCTCTTCTTCGGCTGCCGTGCTCCTGATCAAGATGATCTTTACCGCGATGAGTTCGACAACTGGCAAAACCTCGGGGCGGTAGACGTGCGACGAGCGTACAGTCGACATGGAGAGGGGTGCAGATATGTCCAAGACCGGATCTGGCAAGACAAGGAAGATTTTATCGAACTCTGGGAGAAGGGTGCTACGGTGTATGTATGTGGCTCAAGGGCGATGGCTGACTCGGTAAGAGAGGTCATGATTAGAGTGAGGAcagagatggagaagagatcCGGCGGTGAGATGGACTTTGACGAGGCAAAGAAGTGGTTCGATGAACAACGGAATGTGAGGTATGTGATGGACGTATTTGACTAG